The following proteins come from a genomic window of Candidatus Eisenbacteria bacterium:
- a CDS encoding type III-B CRISPR module-associated protein Cmr5 — protein sequence MPTEHTDIGGMILPSKSIERARKVLEFRGELTGLNKTDVNFLKGLPAMIMQNGLGQTVAFLKVKSKDSILCVLCKLLDIEIGDPITAILRLDVQEYCKKQREAIECAAWMKEFGLAFRPPAEKTE from the coding sequence ATGCCAACTGAACATACTGATATCGGAGGAATGATCCTTCCGTCAAAATCGATCGAGCGGGCGAGAAAGGTGCTGGAGTTTAGAGGTGAGTTGACAGGGCTGAACAAAACAGACGTAAACTTTCTTAAAGGGCTACCGGCAATGATCATGCAGAACGGGCTCGGGCAGACGGTTGCATTCCTGAAGGTGAAGTCCAAGGACAGCATTCTTTGTGTTTTGTGCAAATTGTTGGACATCGAAATTGGTGACCCAATCACAGCAATCCTCAGATTAGATGTTCAGGAATACTGCAAGAAGCAGCGCGAGGCCATAGAATGCGCCGCATGGATGAAAGAATTCGGTCTCGCATTTCGGCCACCAGCCGAGAAAACGGAGTAG